A stretch of Arachis hypogaea cultivar Tifrunner chromosome 15, arahy.Tifrunner.gnm2.J5K5, whole genome shotgun sequence DNA encodes these proteins:
- the LOC112750862 gene encoding protein indeterminate-domain 14 — MLANNSSVAPSSEPFSCADNNNGTPSNKRKRRPAGTPDPDAEVVSLSPKTLLESDRYVCEICNQGFQRDQNLQMHRRRHKVPWKLLKRETPVVRKRVFVCPEPTCLHHDPCHALGDLVGIKKHFRRKHSNHKQWVCERCSKGYAVQSDYKAHLKTCGTRGHSCDCGRVFSRVESFIEHQDACNMGRLRTESHHNHNHNHQQPPTPTACLSRTASSPSPSRSETNFSTAPWQPTSSTTTTTPTSLVVIAKPITTTTEPPFFNNTNPTPILATAETFLFKKSNTSNKLLHPNLDLQLSTTTTTTMMMNNNNSIPNVDLTLSPKSDNNHHQQLQNQQHSTQLQLSIGGTTSSDISENNNKNDSSNRNSSPKESINSSNENKHATATSMALRVQEQAREQLRLAMAEKAYAEEARKQAKRQIEMAEQEFNNAKRIRQQAQAELDKACALKEHAMKKINSTIMQITCHSCKQHFHLQPPPVSATAPPDENSLVLSYMSSGITTEGAGEVIENNNNDHDTTTTTITDNNNNNGKKASTATNS, encoded by the exons ATGTTAGCGAATAACTCTTCAGTAGCTCCAAGTTCAGAACCATTTTCTTGTGCTGATAATAATAATGGCACTCCGAGCAATAAAAGGAAGAGAAGACCCGCAGGAACACCAG ATCCAGATGCAGAGGTGGTGTCGCTGTCGCCAAAGACGTTATTGGAATCGGATCGATATGTGTGTGAGATCTGCAACCAGGGCTTCCAAAGGGACCAGAACCTGCAGATGCATCGGAGGAGGCACAAGGTGCCGTGGAAGCTTCTAAAGAGGGAGACGCCGGTGGTCAGGAAGAGGGTCTTCGTGTGTCCGGAGCCTACTTGCCTGCACCACGACCCTTGTCACGCGCTCGGAGACCTTGTTGGGATCAAGAAGCACTTCCGCCGCAAGCACAGCAACCACAAACAGTGGGTCTGCGAGCGCTGCTCCAAGGGCTACGCGGTGCAGTCCGATTACAAGGCTCACCTCAAGACCTGCGGCACTCGCGGCCACTCTTGTGACTGCGGCCGCGTCTTCTCCAG GGTGGAGAGCTTTATTGAGCATCAAGATGCTTGCAACATGGGGAGGCTTAGGACAGAATctcatcataatcataatcataatcatcaaCAACCACCAACTCCAACTGCATGTTTATCAAGAACAGCTTCAAGTCCAAGCCCTTCAAGAAGTGAAACCAATTTCAGCACTGCTCCATGGCAACcaacatcatcaacaacaacaacaacaccaacaagCCTTGTTGTGATCGCAAaaccaataacaacaacaacagaaccACCTTTCTTCAACAACACTAACCCTACCCCAATTCTAGCCACTGCTGAAACATTCCTATTCAAGAAGAGTAACACCAGCAACAAACTCCTTCACCCAAACTTGGATCTTcaactctccaccaccaccaccaccaccatgatGATGAACAACAACAATTCGATCCCCAATGTTGATTTAACACTATCACCAAAGAGTGATAATAATCATCATCAGCAGCTTCAAAACCAGCAGCATTCAACACAGCTGCAACTCTCCATTGGTGGAACAACCTCGTCAGACATTAGCGAGAACAATAACAAGAACGACTCATCAAACAGGAACTCGTCACCGAAAGAGAGCATCAACAGCAGCAACGAGAACAAGCATGCGACAGCAACAAGCATGGCTTTACGGGTTCAAGAACAAGCGAGGGAGCAACTAAGGTTAGCCATGGCGGAGAAAGCGTACGCAGAAGAAGCAAGGAAACAAGCAAAGAGGCAGATAGAAATGGCGGAACAAGAGTTCAACAATGCAAAGAGGATAAGGCAACAAGCGCAAGCTGAACTCGACAAAGCTTGCGCTCTCAAGGAACATGCAATGAAGAAGATAAACTCAACCATCATGCAAATCACGTGCCATTCTTGCAAGCAACACTTTCATCTTCAACCACCACCAGTATCTGCTACAGCACCACCAGATGAAAATTCCTTGGTTCTCAGTTACATGTCTTCTGGAATCACCACCGAAGGTGCTGGAGAAGTTATAGAGAACAATAATAACGATCAtgatactactactactactattactgataataataataataatgggaaGAAAGCATCTACAGCTACTAACTCttag
- the LOC112750863 gene encoding uncharacterized protein: protein MLVNRPLEIPEIQFRKLIAYWSIPTVKAMCAINSENRKKQQWRHKMGPINFARVRVDLCEKKENKEEPNQAEIFVATRNGLKGKTLDIETQAVIDKLDDLQEAGETPTNAFQKVFGKENPGRVRCFGRTVTKASLKKNKEIDEIKKQSEEKVTALKTELDDHKQRLQGLEDIVKLMLQQTSPGMNVDEALSLLRSKQSSANSAQDPNLVPRHSPPSTHIPNHD, encoded by the exons ATGTTGGTGAATCGTCCTTTGGAAATTCCAGAAATACAATTTCGGAAACTAATTGCATATTGGAGTATTCCAACTGTCAAA GCCATGTGTGCTATAAATTCTGAAAATCGCAAGAAGCAACAATGGAGGCATAAAATGGGACCAATCAATTTTGCAAGAGTGCGTGTTGATTTG TGTGAGAAAAAAGAGAACAAAGAGGAACCAAATCAAGCTGAAATATTTGTTGCAACTCGGAATGGACTAAAAGGGAAAACACTTGATATAGAAACACAGGCTGTTATT GATAAACTTGATGATCTCCAAGAAGCTGGAGAAACTCCTACTAATgcatttcaaaaagtttttggtAAAGAAAATCCAGGAAGAGTTCGATGTTTTGGAAGAACTGTTACAAAAGCTTCtcttaagaaaaataaagaaatagatgaaataaaaaaacaaagtgAAGAGAAGGTAACAGCTTTAAAAACTGAATTAGATGACCATAAGCAACGACTGCAAGGATTAGAAGATATTGTGAAACTTATGCTGCAACAAACTTCTCCTGGTATGAATGTTGATGAAGCGCTTTCTCTCTTGCGATCTAAGCAATCGTCTGCAAATAGTGCACAAGATCCAAATTTAGTTCCTCGGCATTCTCCTCCATCGACTCATATTCCAAATCATGATTAG